One stretch of Anabas testudineus chromosome 24, fAnaTes1.2, whole genome shotgun sequence DNA includes these proteins:
- the LOC113149249 gene encoding DNA-binding protein inhibitor ID-4-like isoform X1: protein MRARIPVLSAGRRRPRCRRPLPHFSRNKSLSAAAEEPRVPLLLLRDMDLCYRLLRQLVPGVPPGRAASRVEILQHVIDYILDLQAELDSCPDRDPAEPQREEAHRCDRQQQLLQRPQSVQSSGVNIQRCQVADRAI from the exons ATGAGAGCCAGAATCCCGGTGCTGTCTGCGGGCAGGAGGCGGCCAAGGTGCCGCCGCCCTCTTCCACACTTCTCCCGGAACAAGAGCCTTTCGGCGGCGGCGGAGGAGCCGCGGgtcccgctgctgctgctgcgggaCATGGACCTGTGCTACCGGCTGCTGCGGCAGCTGGTGCCCGGTGTGCCGCCCGGACGAGCCGCGAGCAGGGTGGAGATCCTGCAGCATGTCATCGACTACATCCTGGACCTGCAGGCCGAGCTGGACTCCTGCCCGGACAGAGACCCCGCAGAACCGCAGCGGGAAGAAGCCCACCGGTGTGACCGGCaacagcagctcctgcagcGGCCACAGAGCGTCCAGAGCTCCGGGGTGAACATCCAGAGGTGTCAGGTAGCAGACAGGGCG aTTTGA
- the LOC113149249 gene encoding DNA-binding protein inhibitor ID-4-like isoform X2 — protein MRARIPVLSAGRRRPRCRRPLPHFSRNKSLSAAAEEPRVPLLLLRDMDLCYRLLRQLVPGVPPGRAASRVEILQHVIDYILDLQAELDSCPDRDPAEPQREEAHRCDRQQQLLQRPQSVQSSGVNIQRCQI, from the exons ATGAGAGCCAGAATCCCGGTGCTGTCTGCGGGCAGGAGGCGGCCAAGGTGCCGCCGCCCTCTTCCACACTTCTCCCGGAACAAGAGCCTTTCGGCGGCGGCGGAGGAGCCGCGGgtcccgctgctgctgctgcgggaCATGGACCTGTGCTACCGGCTGCTGCGGCAGCTGGTGCCCGGTGTGCCGCCCGGACGAGCCGCGAGCAGGGTGGAGATCCTGCAGCATGTCATCGACTACATCCTGGACCTGCAGGCCGAGCTGGACTCCTGCCCGGACAGAGACCCCGCAGAACCGCAGCGGGAAGAAGCCCACCGGTGTGACCGGCaacagcagctcctgcagcGGCCACAGAGCGTCCAGAGCTCCGGGGTGAACATCCAGAGGTGTCAG aTTTGA